One window of the Endomicrobium proavitum genome contains the following:
- the rfbA gene encoding glucose-1-phosphate thymidylyltransferase RfbA, producing the protein MKTKGIILAGGKATRLYPITKAVSKQLLPVYNKPLVYYPLSVLMLSGIKDILIISNAQTLISLKKLFSDGKKYGLNIEYALQEQPNGIAEAFLIGEKFIGKDNVALVLGDNIFYGHGLSDVLQKAARKKDGATVFGYYVKDPHRYGIVEMGKAGKALSIEEKPKNPKSNWAVTGLYFYDNAVVKIAKNIKPSKRGELEITDVNAVYLKKRKLNVEMLGRGYSWLDAGTYESLLDSSLFIKTLEERQGVMISSIEEIAYKKGYITKQQLLNLAKELPSQYSEYLVRISK; encoded by the coding sequence ATGAAAACTAAAGGAATTATTTTAGCCGGCGGAAAAGCTACAAGACTTTACCCAATAACAAAAGCCGTAAGCAAGCAGCTTTTGCCTGTTTATAACAAGCCGTTAGTGTATTATCCTCTTTCTGTTTTAATGCTTTCGGGAATAAAAGATATTCTTATAATTTCAAATGCGCAAACGCTTATCAGCCTTAAAAAATTATTTTCCGACGGAAAAAAATACGGATTAAACATAGAATACGCTCTTCAGGAACAGCCCAACGGCATAGCTGAAGCGTTTTTAATAGGCGAAAAATTTATAGGTAAAGATAACGTAGCGCTTGTTTTGGGCGATAATATTTTTTACGGACACGGATTGTCCGACGTGTTACAAAAAGCGGCGCGTAAAAAAGACGGCGCAACCGTTTTCGGATATTATGTAAAAGATCCGCATCGTTACGGAATAGTGGAAATGGGTAAAGCGGGAAAAGCTCTTTCCATAGAAGAGAAACCGAAAAATCCTAAATCAAACTGGGCTGTTACGGGATTATATTTTTACGATAACGCCGTGGTAAAAATTGCAAAAAATATAAAACCTTCAAAACGCGGCGAACTTGAAATAACCGACGTTAACGCCGTATATCTTAAAAAAAGAAAATTAAATGTTGAAATGCTCGGCAGAGGTTACAGCTGGCTTGACGCAGGCACATACGAATCTCTTCTTGACTCATCGCTGTTTATAAAAACGCTTGAAGAAAGACAAGGCGTAATGATTTCTTCCATTGAGGAAATTGCATATAAAAAAGGATACATAACAAAACAGCAGCTGCTGAACCTTGCAAAAGAGCTTCCGTCGCAATATAGCGAATATCTCGTAAGAATTTCAAAATAA
- a CDS encoding OmpA family protein: MKKLFLLLIPLLVLLFTLKANAQTNVSSFTYLNALIMQNSAQNIRLNGTILSAADYGTTGTGIKNIDGNNATLNGNGFTGFRLGLSRNIAFTNNITMRNFVSTSTLYGAAMGVFGSTVTFTNSNANISSNTAAQSGGAIYLEGSMLSVSLSTITFINNKAESSYGGAIYGYNNSSITFINSNVQFLNNTATNINGGAVRTDASNLNFTGSMVLFSSNQAKYGGGLSVIRTTMTVAGSTINFINNTTSLNDGGLDVNASNVIIKNSLLNFTRNRADLQQAGGAGIYYTKIDVIASQMIFSSNTTGGIGGASLIVNTTANFIDSTLAFTSNTSGGYGSAMAVVTTATVVFANSNVKFIDNASLSSDGAEGGALYIKNGSRVTFSSGAVEFKGNTANSRGGALFLYTGSMLQFINEEVKFENNKTVVNGGVSQLVQHSTISFSNSNVVASSNVAGDHGGVFSMGLYGFLSVNNSTMEYVNNQADFAGALNLDTNASAVFNNSYISFTSNTVATFGGAIYNAYSSAGITFTNSKVEYIGNKAGINGGAIYNTGLLTLNATGAGDIRFTSNTANGILNDIYMTGSSATLRMSASGGRAIKMESGLVAVAGSTVAWTSAANWYLGGVNEFNNLGYFNLPQNSFVAVANATFTWTNNTTVNNNFTLTNSTLSFTNSEVNFSNNLRSNGDGGAIYAYDSSVNFIGSSITFANNIVSGNRYGTLMIDYNSTLNVSSSVILYYGNEAYIASGLFISSSAMTITDSTMNFINNESSYNSTWDTWRSSVSVKNSVLNFVNNKAANVGGGIGAFDLADNMIISDSQLMFSSNTATAGGAIFLGGSFLPDMLIIANSTTTFSKNTSTGAEKAMVYVDATNGAKISFTGGTVIFSSHVGQFKFINSTAALVWNPDEVDFMYNYNAGTGGVNMVDIEPLFSENSTSSINVRAIGNTAVNRNGFLNIGNNKHLAFNGDVEISSNQSGGAGGAIDVDLNSTLLFSGAKVIFSVNKSTGYEAGAMRILNNSTVTFNNNTEVVFDANIAGGTQAGAVYILRDSKLIFNNSAVSFTNNKAQTNGGAVVLNSGGEAIFNNSKVIFASNTANLGGAISQNYYNPLGVAYSSVIFNGSEVEFKYNKAQVAGGGAIWITSSGATMSIASKALFEGNEAVTGNGGAIYNEGLLVLDLSGGAIVFKGNKAGGLGNDIYNTGLINITGTGDITISSGIAGTATSTITKTSAGQMLMAGDNSGYTGLFKQSAGTTVVSGAYFTGTSSITTSVIELANGTSLSTGSIQLWQSTMNVTSNGNLTFAGNVIGNGNINKTSASTGALTLSGNNSNFTGLFTQSAGRVIVSSGYFNGQSNINGGKLIFATGTAISANTKVALAAAGSLEITTNGDLTFGNNFLTGAGSTTKTGTGILNITGNNSGYTGTFTQSTGSVIVSSNYFNGQSNINGGKLVFATGTAISANTKVTLAAAGSLEITTNGDLTFGNNFLTGTGSTTKTGTGILNITGDNSGYTGVFTQSAGNVIVSSNYFNGQSNINGGKLIFATGTAVSANTKVALAAAGSLEITTNGDLTFGNNFLTGTGSTTKTGTGILNITGNNSGYTGTFTQQSAGSVIVSSSYFNGQSNINGGKLIFATGTAVSANTKVALAAAGSLEITTNGDLTFGNNFLTGAGSTTKTGTGILNITGNNSGYTGTFTQQSAGSVIVSSNYFSGQSNINGGKLVFATGTSVSANNTKVALAAAGSLDITTNGTLTFGNNFLTGAGSTTKTGTGILNITGNNSGYTGLFTQSAGSVIVSSNYFNGQSNINGGKLIFATGTAISANTKVALAAAGSLEITTNGDLTFGNNFLTGAGSTTKTGTGILNITGNNSGYVGLFKQTAGKTYVTGSYFAGVSSITGGVVELSTGSSISGGTIGLWNSTGTLEITTDADLAFAGSVIGNGYINKELSSTGTLTLTGDNSAFNGNFTQEAGTTTVTSAGKMFAGTNTISNSLLEVYSADGVYYDVNLSSNGELNHYATSLSSGNVGSNIKFTASGANAVFDRDTSLVPLLANYNLTNKIDNGQINTVTFNNSYVVLQSTDFAGGTTYKFNNGVIDLMSDVPLLTTMTFTFGSLQVTNEALNFAVIFSSGVAQSDMLKAISSTGTLDLGLVRIRDDKDAGLNVEHRIEVLDGIEFNGGESENIATSAYEYVVKVATDDYHYIVLTASAAANEYSLDSMNVKNDQRAFLYSLLTGTAVVYQAGNSLHKMSSGTFTVAGYDNDATKSILSGTLYWSTNTTTGRGTFFNIENNTNVNFTLQDLAIENAQANGDYASDPTIGRTDTNGSVLRMLDAASTATIQNVIIRNNQANGAGGAIWLSAGKVNMSSVVITNNEAAGNGGAIAALGAIINAVGNINITSNKTTAGSGGALYAGAGSTITFNNGVIFEYNEAQINGGAINSNLADIAFNGNATFTNNKALTGSGGAIYAVDDLVFDGANVDFTGNEALSGNGGAIFADDTILTIKNAVMTFMNNKSLLGGAVYASNNSNITLSGRGSFTGNEATTNGAAVYVTGGSTVTIEAANGDIIFSGNKAAGTPNDIYADNNSRLNLITSGTNTISIAGGILSNTAGTGVAVNKTGTGTLLLGGDNEVWGSFTATAGKVELLGAASYKGNSLMLNNTIFNMTDDIDFDGSYLNTVNVKTFESDTQMLMDVFENGTSDQVFADSATIGGDLTLKVETGNYNNDTYYDLIISTVNQIYGAFTSSQIVTNGLTNLQSKIYYEQFTSSEVIRLWLRGVYNSNFESIGNATFNQTEVAKAFDKLSVDNTVAVHQFISNLWNSGAYTNEEKKSILSEISPYFITNVIESAAQDSDNNELYDRIKNHSRREHTNSAIWAQVTGGNTKLGGDENSLGEYKDNRYGVMAGFDIYFGSMSSINKTMLGIYVNYKDHSITQQESKATLNKMGLGFYGGYIEESYEIKAMISGSKDSYETTRAIKLNGFAADRTASGKFDGLTLGADVEGALKYKIGNNTNFRPYAGAELKNVSYDGFTETGASELNLKVEAGNYLRTTARLGAGVNYDDKTWAGYVNLEGKYLLTGKKYEIESVFEGTDVKFLSRGYEENGLILGATLGGSVRITEGLKFFINANAHTAEKFTNLYGNAGLRYNFCGITHKEKPAPVPAPVVVEQQPKSEIEEQAKPANKQIQPYRAQIANFDTNKHLLKTNHVSSIKEHADYIKQHEYNKVVIEGHTDSTGNEKVNQPLSERRAQSVYNELANNGIPKEKMEIVGHSSKNPVDTNKTKKGRANNRRTEIVVE, from the coding sequence ATGAAAAAACTATTTTTGTTGCTCATTCCATTGCTTGTGCTGTTGTTTACATTAAAAGCGAACGCTCAAACAAACGTTTCAAGTTTTACATATTTAAATGCCCTTATTATGCAAAACAGCGCGCAAAATATAAGATTAAATGGAACTATTCTCTCTGCCGCAGATTATGGGACTACAGGTACCGGTATAAAAAATATTGATGGAAACAATGCTACTCTTAATGGAAACGGTTTTACAGGGTTTAGGCTTGGCTTATCAAGAAATATTGCATTTACAAATAATATTACAATGCGAAACTTTGTAAGCACATCTACGTTGTATGGCGCAGCAATGGGTGTGTTCGGCAGTACAGTTACATTTACAAACAGTAATGCCAATATCAGCAGCAATACAGCAGCGCAAAGCGGCGGGGCAATATATCTTGAGGGTTCAATGCTCTCAGTTTCATTAAGTACGATAACTTTTATAAATAACAAAGCGGAAAGCTCCTATGGAGGAGCAATTTACGGCTATAATAACAGTAGCATCACGTTCATAAACAGTAATGTGCAATTTTTAAATAATACTGCCACAAATATTAACGGCGGAGCCGTACGCACTGATGCATCAAATTTAAACTTTACCGGCAGCATGGTTTTATTTTCAAGTAACCAAGCTAAATATGGCGGCGGGCTAAGCGTTATCAGAACTACAATGACAGTTGCGGGCAGCACAATAAATTTTATAAATAATACGACTTCCTTAAATGACGGAGGTTTAGACGTAAATGCTTCAAATGTAATTATTAAAAATAGCCTGCTAAACTTCACGCGCAACAGGGCAGATTTACAACAAGCAGGAGGCGCAGGGATTTATTATACTAAAATAGATGTAATAGCAAGCCAAATGATATTTTCAAGTAATACTACTGGTGGGATAGGCGGAGCATCGCTGATAGTAAACACAACAGCAAATTTTATTGACAGTACATTAGCGTTTACAAGTAATACATCTGGCGGTTATGGCAGCGCAATGGCTGTAGTTACTACCGCTACTGTAGTATTTGCAAATTCAAATGTAAAGTTTATTGATAATGCCTCATTATCATCAGATGGAGCAGAAGGCGGAGCATTGTATATTAAAAATGGTTCGCGGGTTACTTTCTCATCTGGGGCAGTAGAATTTAAAGGTAATACCGCCAATAGCAGAGGCGGCGCTCTGTTTCTTTACACAGGTAGCATGCTACAGTTTATAAATGAAGAAGTAAAATTTGAGAATAATAAAACAGTAGTTAATGGAGGAGTGTCACAGCTTGTTCAACACTCAACTATAAGTTTTAGCAATAGTAATGTAGTTGCAAGTAGTAATGTGGCAGGAGATCATGGCGGAGTATTCTCAATGGGTCTATATGGATTTCTTTCGGTTAACAACAGCACAATGGAATATGTAAATAATCAGGCTGACTTTGCTGGCGCATTAAATTTAGATACTAATGCAAGTGCGGTATTTAATAATAGCTATATAAGTTTTACAAGCAATACAGTGGCTACTTTTGGAGGCGCTATATATAATGCCTACAGCAGCGCCGGTATTACATTTACAAACAGCAAGGTAGAATATATCGGCAACAAAGCGGGAATAAACGGCGGAGCAATATACAATACAGGGTTATTAACATTAAATGCGACAGGAGCCGGCGATATAAGATTTACGTCAAACACAGCAAACGGAATATTGAATGATATATATATGACCGGCAGCAGCGCAACGTTGCGTATGTCCGCAAGCGGCGGCAGAGCAATAAAAATGGAAAGCGGGCTTGTGGCGGTTGCAGGCAGCACAGTGGCGTGGACAAGCGCGGCAAATTGGTATTTAGGCGGGGTAAATGAATTTAATAATTTAGGATATTTTAATCTTCCGCAAAACAGTTTTGTTGCAGTAGCCAACGCAACGTTCACATGGACAAATAATACAACGGTAAACAACAATTTTACTCTTACAAATTCTACGCTTAGTTTTACAAACAGCGAAGTGAATTTTAGTAACAATTTGCGCAGCAATGGAGATGGCGGAGCAATATATGCCTATGACAGCAGCGTAAATTTCATTGGCAGCAGTATAACATTTGCAAATAATATAGTTTCCGGTAATCGCTACGGTACCTTAATGATAGACTATAATTCAACCCTTAATGTTAGCAGCAGCGTCATTTTGTATTATGGTAATGAAGCTTATATCGCTTCAGGGTTATTTATATCAAGTAGTGCAATGACAATTACAGACAGCACAATGAATTTTATAAATAATGAATCTTCATACAATAGCACTTGGGATACATGGAGATCAAGTGTAAGTGTAAAAAACAGTGTGTTAAACTTTGTAAATAACAAAGCGGCAAATGTCGGCGGCGGAATTGGAGCTTTTGACTTAGCTGATAATATGATTATTAGCGACAGTCAATTAATGTTTTCAAGCAATACGGCAACTGCAGGAGGAGCAATATTTCTTGGAGGAAGTTTCTTGCCTGATATGTTAATAATTGCAAATAGTACAACAACTTTTTCAAAGAACACTTCCACCGGAGCGGAAAAAGCTATGGTGTATGTAGATGCGACAAATGGAGCAAAAATAAGTTTTACCGGCGGAACGGTAATTTTTTCCAGTCATGTAGGACAGTTTAAATTTATAAATTCAACGGCAGCGTTGGTGTGGAATCCGGACGAAGTGGATTTTATGTATAACTATAATGCAGGCACCGGCGGCGTAAATATGGTGGATATAGAGCCGCTGTTTTCTGAGAATTCAACAAGCAGCATAAATGTTAGAGCGATAGGGAATACAGCGGTAAACAGAAACGGTTTTTTAAATATCGGTAACAACAAGCATTTAGCATTTAATGGGGATGTAGAAATATCAAGTAATCAAAGCGGGGGCGCAGGCGGAGCGATAGATGTTGATTTAAACAGCACGCTATTGTTTTCAGGGGCAAAAGTAATATTTAGCGTTAACAAAAGCACGGGGTATGAAGCAGGAGCGATGAGAATACTTAACAATTCAACGGTAACATTTAACAACAATACGGAAGTAGTATTTGACGCAAATATCGCCGGCGGTACGCAAGCGGGAGCAGTGTATATATTGAGAGATTCAAAGTTAATATTTAACAACAGCGCAGTAAGTTTTACAAATAATAAGGCGCAAACAAATGGCGGAGCGGTGGTATTAAATAGCGGAGGGGAAGCAATATTTAATAATAGCAAGGTAATTTTTGCAAGTAATACGGCAAATTTAGGAGGAGCAATATCGCAAAATTATTATAATCCGCTTGGTGTAGCTTACAGCAGCGTAATATTTAACGGCAGTGAAGTTGAATTCAAATATAACAAAGCGCAAGTAGCTGGCGGCGGAGCGATATGGATTACATCGTCAGGAGCGACAATGTCCATAGCAAGCAAAGCGCTGTTTGAAGGTAATGAAGCGGTAACGGGAAACGGCGGAGCAATATACAACGAGGGGTTATTGGTTTTAGATTTAAGCGGGGGCGCAATAGTATTTAAAGGCAACAAAGCAGGCGGCTTGGGAAATGACATATATAATACAGGATTAATAAACATCACAGGAACAGGGGACATAACAATAAGCAGCGGAATAGCGGGAACGGCAACATCAACAATAACAAAAACCAGCGCAGGGCAAATGCTGATGGCAGGCGACAACAGCGGCTACACAGGCTTGTTCAAACAAAGCGCAGGAACAACAGTGGTAAGCGGAGCATACTTCACAGGAACAAGCAGCATAACGACAAGCGTAATAGAATTAGCAAACGGAACAAGCCTAAGCACAGGAAGCATACAGCTGTGGCAGTCAACAATGAACGTAACAAGCAATGGAAATTTAACATTTGCAGGCAACGTAATAGGCAACGGAAACATAAATAAAACGTCGGCATCAACAGGCGCGTTGACATTAAGCGGCAACAACAGCAATTTCACAGGCTTATTTACGCAAAGCGCCGGAAGAGTAATAGTAAGCAGCGGCTACTTCAACGGACAAAGTAATATTAACGGCGGAAAATTAATATTTGCAACCGGCACGGCAATATCGGCAAATACAAAAGTGGCGCTGGCAGCAGCCGGAAGTTTGGAAATAACAACAAACGGCGATTTAACATTTGGAAATAATTTCTTAACCGGAGCCGGCTCAACAACAAAAACAGGAACGGGAATACTAAACATAACAGGCAACAACAGCGGATACACGGGAACATTTACACAAAGCACAGGAAGCGTAATAGTAAGCAGCAACTACTTCAACGGACAAAGCAACATCAACGGCGGAAAATTAGTATTTGCAACAGGCACAGCAATATCGGCAAACACAAAAGTAACATTAGCAGCGGCAGGAAGTTTAGAAATAACAACAAACGGCGATTTAACATTTGGAAATAATTTCCTAACCGGAACAGGCTCAACAACAAAAACAGGAACAGGAATACTAAACATAACGGGCGACAATAGCGGATACACAGGAGTATTCACGCAAAGCGCAGGAAACGTAATAGTAAGCAGCAACTACTTCAACGGACAAAGCAACATCAACGGCGGAAAATTAATATTTGCAACAGGCACAGCAGTATCGGCAAATACAAAAGTGGCGTTAGCAGCGGCAGGAAGTTTAGAAATAACAACAAACGGCGACTTAACATTTGGAAATAATTTCCTAACCGGAACAGGCTCAACAACAAAAACGGGAACGGGAATACTAAACATAACAGGCAACAATAGCGGATACACGGGAACATTTACACAACAAAGCGCAGGAAGCGTAATAGTAAGCAGCAGCTACTTCAACGGACAAAGCAACATCAACGGCGGAAAATTAATATTTGCAACCGGCACAGCAGTATCGGCAAATACAAAAGTAGCGTTAGCAGCAGCCGGAAGTTTGGAAATAACAACAAACGGCGATTTAACATTTGGAAATAATTTCTTAACCGGAGCAGGCTCAACAACAAAAACAGGAACAGGCATACTAAACATAACAGGCAACAATAGCGGATACACGGGAACATTTACACAACAAAGCGCAGGAAGCGTAATAGTAAGCAGTAACTACTTCAGCGGACAAAGCAACATCAACGGCGGAAAATTAGTATTTGCAACCGGCACGTCAGTATCGGCAAATAATACAAAAGTGGCGCTTGCAGCAGCCGGAAGTTTAGACATCACAACAAACGGCACCCTGACATTTGGAAATAATTTCTTAACCGGAGCAGGCTCAACAACAAAAACGGGAACGGGAATACTAAACATAACAGGCAACAACAGCGGATACACAGGACTATTCACGCAAAGCGCAGGAAGCGTAATAGTAAGCAGTAACTACTTCAACGGACAAAGTAATATTAACGGCGGAAAATTAATATTTGCAACCGGCACAGCAATATCGGCAAATACAAAAGTAGCGTTAGCAGCAGCCGGAAGTTTGGAAATAACAACAAACGGCGACTTAACATTTGGAAATAATTTCCTAACCGGAGCCGGCTCAACAACAAAAACAGGAACAGGAATACTAAACATAACAGGCAACAACAGCGGATACGTAGGCTTGTTCAAACAAACGGCAGGAAAAACGTATGTAACCGGCAGCTACTTCGCAGGCGTGTCGTCAATAACAGGCGGGGTAGTAGAACTTTCAACAGGCTCAAGCATAAGCGGAGGAACAATAGGCTTGTGGAATTCCACGGGCACGTTAGAAATAACAACCGACGCAGATTTAGCATTTGCAGGCAGCGTAATAGGAAACGGCTACATAAATAAAGAGCTGTCGTCAACAGGAACGTTGACATTAACCGGCGACAACAGCGCATTCAACGGCAACTTCACGCAAGAAGCGGGAACAACAACGGTAACGTCGGCAGGGAAAATGTTTGCAGGAACAAATACAATAAGCAACAGCCTGTTAGAAGTATATTCAGCCGACGGAGTATATTACGATGTAAACTTAAGCAGCAACGGCGAGTTAAACCACTACGCAACCAGCCTGTCAAGCGGAAACGTAGGCAGCAATATAAAGTTTACGGCAAGCGGAGCAAACGCGGTGTTTGACAGGGACACAAGCCTTGTGCCGTTGCTTGCAAATTATAATTTGACAAACAAAATAGACAACGGACAAATTAATACGGTAACGTTTAATAATTCGTATGTGGTGCTGCAGTCAACGGACTTTGCAGGAGGCACAACATATAAGTTTAACAACGGCGTAATAGACTTAATGAGCGATGTGCCGCTGTTAACAACAATGACATTCACATTCGGCAGCCTGCAGGTAACAAACGAGGCGTTAAATTTCGCAGTAATATTTAGTTCTGGCGTTGCGCAAAGCGATATGTTAAAAGCAATAAGTTCAACAGGAACGTTAGATTTAGGATTAGTGAGAATTCGCGACGACAAAGACGCGGGGTTAAACGTAGAGCATAGAATAGAAGTGTTAGACGGAATAGAGTTCAACGGCGGCGAAAGCGAAAACATAGCGACAAGCGCGTATGAATACGTAGTAAAAGTAGCGACGGATGATTATCATTATATAGTGTTAACGGCAAGCGCGGCGGCGAACGAATATTCGTTAGACAGCATGAACGTAAAAAATGATCAAAGAGCATTTTTGTATTCGCTGTTAACGGGCACGGCAGTAGTATATCAGGCAGGAAACAGCCTGCACAAAATGAGCAGCGGAACGTTTACGGTAGCAGGATACGATAATGACGCAACAAAGAGCATATTGTCTGGAACGCTGTATTGGAGCACAAACACAACAACGGGAAGAGGAACATTCTTTAATATAGAAAATAACACAAACGTAAACTTCACATTGCAAGATTTAGCAATAGAAAACGCGCAAGCCAACGGCGATTACGCAAGCGACCCAACAATAGGAAGAACAGACACAAACGGATCAGTATTAAGAATGTTAGACGCAGCGTCAACGGCAACAATACAGAATGTAATAATAAGGAATAACCAAGCCAACGGAGCAGGAGGGGCAATATGGTTAAGCGCGGGAAAAGTAAACATGTCAAGCGTAGTAATAACAAATAACGAAGCGGCAGGAAACGGAGGAGCAATAGCGGCGTTAGGCGCAATAATAAACGCAGTCGGGAATATAAATATAACAAGCAACAAAACAACAGCAGGAAGCGGAGGAGCGCTATACGCAGGAGCAGGAAGCACAATAACGTTTAATAACGGCGTAATATTTGAATACAATGAAGCGCAAATAAACGGAGGAGCAATAAACAGCAACTTGGCGGATATAGCGTTTAACGGAAACGCAACGTTTACAAACAACAAAGCGTTAACGGGAAGCGGAGGAGCAATCTACGCAGTGGACGATTTAGTCTTTGACGGAGCAAACGTAGATTTCACCGGAAACGAAGCGTTGAGCGGAAACGGCGGAGCAATATTTGCCGACGACACAATACTAACAATAAAGAACGCAGTGATGACGTTCATGAATAATAAATCGTTGCTTGGCGGAGCAGTTTACGCAAGCAACAATTCAAACATAACATTGTCGGGTCGTGGAAGTTTTACAGGAAATGAAGCAACAACAAATGGGGCAGCGGTTTACGTAACAGGCGGCAGCACAGTAACAATAGAAGCCGCAAACGGCGATATAATATTTAGCGGCAACAAAGCCGCCGGAACGCCAAACGACATATACGCGGACAACAATAGCCGACTAAATTTAATAACCTCCGGAACCAACACAATAAGTATAGCAGGAGGAATATTAAGCAACACAGCCGGCACGGGAGTAGCAGTAAACAAAACCGGAACAGGAACGCTCTTGCTTGGCGGGGATAACGAAGTCTGGGGCAGCTTCACAGCGACAGCGGGAAAAGTAGAATTGTTAGGAGCAGCAAGCTACAAAGGAAACAGTTTAATGTTAAATAACACAATATTTAACATGACCGACGACATAGACTTTGACGGCAGCTACTTAAACACAGTAAATGTCAAAACGTTTGAAAGCGACACGCAAATGTTGATGGACGTGTTTGAAAATGGAACAAGCGACCAAGTGTTTGCCGACAGCGCCACAATAGGCGGTGACTTAACGTTGAAAGTAGAAACGGGCAACTACAATAACGATACGTATTACGATTTAATAATATCAACGGTAAACCAAATATACGGAGCGTTCACAAGCTCGCAAATAGTAACAAACGGATTAACAAACCTGCAAAGCAAAATATATTACGAACAGTTTACATCGTCGGAAGTAATAAGATTGTGGCTGAGAGGCGTGTATAATTCAAATTTTGAAAGTATTGGTAACGCAACGTTTAACCAAACGGAAGTAGCAAAAGCGTTTGACAAGTTGTCGGTAGATAACACAGTAGCGGTGCATCAGTTTATAAGCAACCTGTGGAACAGCGGCGCATATACAAACGAAGAAAAAAAGAGCATATTGTCGGAAATATCGCCGTATTTCATAACAAACGTAATAGAAAGCGCAGCGCAAGACAGCGACAATAACGAGCTGTATGACAGAATAAAAAACCACAGCAGAAGGGAACACACAAACAGCGCAATATGGGCGCAAGTAACGGGAGGAAACACAAAGTTAGGCGGCGATGAAAACAGCCTTGGCGAATACAAAGATAACCGATACGGGGTAATGGCAGGGTTTGACATATACTTTGGAAGCATGAGCAGCATAAACAAAACGATGTTGGGAATATATGTAAATTATAAAGACCACAGCATAACCCAGCAGGAAAGCAAAGCAACGCTAAATAAAATGGGATTAGGCTTCTACGGCGGATATATAGAAGAAAGCTACGAAATAAAAGCAATGATAAGCGGAAGTAAAGACAGCTACGAAACAACAAGAGCAATAAAGCTGAACGGATTTGCAGCCGACAGAACGGCAAGCGGAAAGTTTGACGGATTAACGTTAGGAGCGGACGTAGAAGGCGCATTGAAATACAAAATAGGAAACAACACAAACTTCAGACCATACGCAGGAGCAGAATTAAAGAACGTGAGCTACGACGGCTTCACAGAAACCGGAGCAAGCGAACTAAATCTAAAAGTAGAAGCAGGCAACTATTTAAGAACAACCGCAAGGTTAGGAGCGGGAGTAAACTACGACGATAAGACATGGGCAGGATATGTAAACTTGGAAGGAAAATACTTATTAACAGGAAAGAAATACGAAATAGAAAGCGTATTTGAAGGAACGGATGTGAAGTTCTTAAGCCGAGGCTACGAAGAAAACGGGTTGATATTAGGAGCAACATTAGGCGGAAGCGTGAGAATAACCGAAGGCCTAAAATTCTTCATAAACGCCAACGCCCACACAGCCGAAAAGTTCACAAACCTCTACGGAAACGCCGGCTTAAGATACAACTTCTGCGGCATAACGCACAAAGAAAAACCAGCGCCCGTCCCCGCGCCGGTGGTAGTAGAACAACAACCAAAATCGGAAATAGAAGAACAGGCGAAGCCTGCGAATAAACAAATACAGCCTTACAGAGCGCAAATAGCAAACTTTGACACAAACAAACATTTGTTGAAGACTAACCACGTAAGCAGCATAAAAGAGCACGCAGATTACATAAAACAGCACGAGTATAACAAAGTAGTAATAGAAGGACACACAGACAGCACGGGAAATGAGAAAGTAAATCAGCCGCTGTCCGAAAGAAGAGCGCAGAGCGTATATAATGAGCTGGCAAACAACGGAATACCAAAAGAGAAAATGGAAATAGTAGGACATTCGTCAAAGAACCCGGTTGATACCAACAAAACAAAAAAAGGAAGAGCCAACAACAGAAGAACAGAAATTGTTGTTGAATAA